In the genome of Lacerta agilis isolate rLacAgi1 chromosome 2, rLacAgi1.pri, whole genome shotgun sequence, one region contains:
- the LOC117039977 gene encoding zinc finger protein GLI1-like isoform X1 produces the protein MFNPMNPPVNNYVEHCYLRPLHGQGQPSTMVEGINDLSYYHQANSMGNHHTYGMPPGSEHPSHTDGTRFSTPRSTAKLTKKRALSISPLSDASIDLQTVIRTSPNSLVAYINSRCASAGGSYGHLSIGTSSPSLGFQSPMGHQKAQGMSFGHNPPMAPCGSHEHIPGRPGMMHHMPPPRGMLKHCQLKSEPSLGSPLDALSTKCMEECSEGDISSPASTGTQDPLLGMLDPRDELEKEDGKVEAEAVYETNCHWEGCSKEFDTQEQLVHHINNEHIHGEKKEFVCHWRECSREQRPFKAQYMLVVHMRRHTGEKPHKCTFEGCNKAYSRLENLKTHLRSHTGEKPYVCEHEGCNKAFSNASDRAKHQNRTHSNEKPYVCKIPGCTKRYTDPSSLRKHVKTVHGPDAHVTKKHRGDTISTSRTLVLHSDMKQERDSEGRKDEGKLMVPDSNLKPQPSPGGQSSCSSERSPLGSANNNDSGVEMNANAGGSLEDLSALEEPSEPMGNSGLSALHKLENLRIDKLKQLRKPLSAKGVKLPSIPGSGSTREMPGFCGPPSAVSHRRIMELSSGDLPSLTMPGERRGSTSSTISSAYTVSRRSSMVSPYLPAAGGPNGVGPPEVYDPISPDTSRRSSEASHCGGLPGLGNLTPAQQYRLKAKYAAATGGPPPTPLPSMERAAQPSLMADYSGSVLPPFMHRHSANEYHRCSSGILHSHLALGHSARRASDPSQMVGEAHPPPRVQRFKSLSNMSPGGMGRASGQATGGSDANLQRHLFSPRPPSISENVFLENATMESTGPAGEQELLEMEPYLGYQEQSYPCQAAGMELPSNVAHRGAPRAVGNLQMGPEQLEGGFDQLDYTQPQCQMSLAFHTTVRHWDGDGAGLNPAPPSAMGQCHSAQYAVPDAKHMGVEGHAGEGQQGTFQFGQAHIKAEQQFQAAVPALASCQGMKQLPYSQAQPACVRGEGYHQPESQQAPCFGMGQPPSRRPQTPMLQVKEMMVRSYVQSQQALMWGEQPAGDAMMGIESGAQCQQPQPYPGSPKYPGYPAKPPPAMDSKALSSPGSQCYSPGMAPHPPGGPKPLTRPSSLCYQASLPYETPGEGGPHRLMRLPPLRSPEEARAFSSQLHMPLGKASGNKLMNAHQRHCQPPSCVAEDPGGPFTPRLDILKSDSFSYLPEEQVSNSLDTLDLENTHLDFTAILDDAEGLSPTSPPGGPANMAVGDMSSMLNSLAGENQFLNTLS, from the exons ATGTTCAACCCGATGAACCCACCAGTTAATAACTACGTAGAACACTGCTACCTTCGCCCCCTCCATGGGCAAGGGCAACCCAGCACCATGGTGGAAG GAATCAATGACTTGTCATATTACCACCAAGCCAACTCCATGGGGAATCATCACACCTATGGGATGCCACCTGGAAGTGAACATCCTTCTCATACTGATG GTACTCGCTTTTCTACGCCCCGAAGCACAGCCAAGTTGACCAAGAAGCGAGCACTGTCCATCTCTCCACTCTCGGATGCCAGCATTGATCTGCAGACTGTCATCCGCACCTCTCCCAATTCCTTGGTGGCTTACATAAACTCCCGCTGTGCTTCGGCTGGTGGCTCCTACGGGCACCTCTCCATTGGCACCAGCAG TCCTTCCCTTGGGTTCCAGAGCCCCATGGGCCACCAGAAAGCTCAAGGGATGTCGTTTGGCCACAACCCACCTATGGCTCCCTGTGGATCTCATGAACACATACCTGGCCGGCCAGGGATGATGCACCATATGCCACCACCCCGTGGGATGCTGAAACactgccag CTGAAGTCAGAGCCCAGCCTGGGCAGCCCTCTGGATGCCCTGAGCACCAAGTGCATGGAGGAGTGCTCGGAGGGTGACATTTCCAGCCCAGCCTCTACAGGGACACAG GATCCCTTACTAGGCATGCTTGATCCCCGGGATGAATTGGAGAAGGAAGACGGGAAAGTAGAGGCTGAGGCAGTGTATGAGACCAACTGCCACTGGGAAGGGTGTTCCAAGGAATTTGACACCCAGGAGCAGCTGGTGCAC CATATTAACAATGAGCACATCCATGGGGAGAAGAAGGAGTTTGTGTGCCACTGGCGGGAGTGCTCTCGGGAACAGCGACCCTTCAAAGCTCAGTACATGCTGGTTGTTCACATGAGgcgccacacaggagagaagccccaCAAGTGCACA TTCGAAGGCTGCAATAAGGCCTACTCACGACTGGAGAACCTCAAGACCCACTTGCGCTCCCACACGGGTGAGAAGCCCTACGTTTGTGAGCACGAGGGCTGCAATAAGGCCTTCTCCAATGCTTCAGACCGGGCCAAGCACCAGAACCGGACACATTCCAACGAG AAACCCTACGTCTGTAAGATCCCAGGCTGCACCAAGCGATACACAGACCCCAGTTCTCTGCGCAAGCACGTCAAGACAGTGCACGGACCAGATGCCCACGTCACCAAGAAGCACCGCGGAGACACCATATCCACCAGCCGGACACTAGTCCTCCACAGCGATATGAAACAGGAGCGAGATAGCGAAGGCAGGAAAGACGAAGGCAAACTCATGGTGCCTGACTCTAACTTG aaacCGCAGCCCAGCCCCGGTGGCCAGTCGTCCTGCAGCAGCGAGCGCTCTCCCTTGGGCAGCGCGAACAACAATGACAGCGGCGTGGAGATGAACGCCAATGCGGGTGGCAGTTTAGAAGACCtgtcggcgctggaggaaccgtcAGAGCCCATGGGCAACTCAGGGCTGTCGGCGCTGCACAAGCTGGAGAACCTGCGCATTGACAAGCTGAAGCAGCTGCGCAAGCCCCTGTCCGCAAAGGGGGTCAAGCTGCCTTCCATCCCCGGGTCAG GCTCCACGAGAGAGATGCCTGGCTTTTGTGGGCCACCCTCCGCTGTCTCTCACCGGCGCATCATGGAGCTGTCATCTGGAGACCTGCCCTCCCTAACCATGCCCGGTGAGCGCCGCGGCAGCACCAGCAGCACCATCAGCTCGGCCTACACCGTCAGCCGTCGCTCCTCCATGGTGTCACCATACCTGCCAGCTGCGGGAGGCCCTAATGGGGTGGGCCCACCTGAGGTGTATGACCCCATCTCCCCTGACACCTCCAGACGCTCCAGCGAGGCCAGCCACTGCGGAGGTCTTCCAGGACTGGGCAACCTGACGCCGGCCCAACAATACCGCCTCAAAGCCAAGTATGCCGCTGCGACAGGCGGACCGCCTCCAACCCCTCTACCCAGCATGGAGAGGGCTGCTCAGCCCAGCCTCATGGCAGATTACTCAGGCTCTGTCTTGCCTCCTTTCATGCATCGACACAGTGCCAACGAATACCACAGGTGCAGCTCTGGCATCCTCCACTCCCACCTAGCACTCGGCCACAGTGCTCGGCGAGCCAGCGACCCCTCACAGATGGTGGGTGAGGCCCACCCGCCCCCCAGAGTGCAAAGGTTCAAAAGCCTCAGCAACATGAGCCCAGGAGGCATGGGCAGAGCCAGCGGGCAGGCGACTGGGGGCTCGGATGCCAACCTGCAGCGCCACCTCTTCTCGCCACGACCGCCAAGCATCAGTGAGAACGTCTTCTTGGAGAACGCTACCATGGAGAGCACCGGCCCAGCTGGAGAGCAGGAACTGCTGGAGATGGAGCCTTACCTGGGTTACCAGGAGCAGAGCTACCCATGCCAGGCTGCGGGCATGGAGCTCCCAAGCAACGTGGCCCACCGAGGTGCGCCCAGGGCGGTAGGCAACTTGCAGATGGGTCCCgaacagctggagggcggcttTGACCAACTGGACTATACCCAGCCCCAATGCCAGATGAGCCTGGCTTTCCACACAACAGTGCGGCACTGGGATGGCGACGGTGCGGGGCTTAACCCCGCACCCCCCTCTGCCATGGGGCAGTGCCACTCTGCCCAGTACGCAGTCCCAGATGCCAAGCACATGGGAGTAGAAGGTCATGCTGGTGAAGGCCAGCAGGGCACTTTCCAGTTTGGCCAGGCCCACATCAAGGCTGAGCAGCAGTTCCAAGCAGCTGTGCCTGCTCTGGCCTCTTGCCAGGGCATGAAGCAGCTGCCATACAGCCAAGCCCAGCCTGCCTGTGTCAGGGGTGAGGGGTACCACCAGCCTGAGAGCCAGCAGGCCCCGTGCTTTGGTATGGGGCAACCCCCCAGCAGGAGGCCCCAGACCCCCATGCTGCAGGTCAAGGAGATGATGGTCCGCAGCTATGTGCAGTCGCAGCAGGCGCTGATGTGGGGGGAGCAGCCAGCCGGTGATGCCATGATGGGTATAGAGAGTGGGGCACAGTGCCAGCAGCCCCAGCCTTACCCTGGCAGCCCCAAGTACCCGGGCTACCCTGCCAAGCCCCCACCGGCAATGGACAGCAAAGCACTTTCAAGCCCTGGGAGCCAGTGTTACAGCCCAGGGATGGCCCCCCACCCGCCTGGGGGCCCCAAGCCGCTGACCAGGCCAAGCAGCTTGTGCTACCAAGCCAGCCTCCCTTATGAGACCCCTGGCGAGGGCGGCCCCCACCGGCTGATGCGCTTGCCCCCTCTCCGCAGCCCTGAGGAGGCCAGAGCTTTCTCCAGCCAGCTGCACATGCCATTGGGCAAAGCTTCCGGCAACAAGTTGATGAACGCCCACCAACGTCACTGCCAGCCCCCCAGCTGCGTGGCAGAGGATCCGGGCGGGCCCTTCACCCCCAGGCTGGACATCCTCAAATCAGACTCTTTCTCTTACCTGCCAGAAGAGCAGGTGTCTAACAGCTTGGACACTCTGGACTTGGAGAACACCCACTTGGACTTCACAGCTATCTTGGACGACGCAGAGGGCCTCAGCCCCACCTCACCGCCCGGcggcccagccaacatggctgtgGGGGACATGAGCTCCATGCTGAACTCACTGGCAGGGGAGAACCAGTTCCTTAACACCCTTTCCTAG
- the LOC117039977 gene encoding zinc finger protein GLI1-like isoform X2, whose amino-acid sequence MFNPMNPPVNNYVEHCYLRPLHGQGQPSTMVEGINDLSYYHQANSMGNHHTYGMPPGSEHPSHTDGPAVVTTSMQAPAHTSPLWNMPVITRGCPGQGTRFSTPRSTAKLTKKRALSISPLSDASIDLQTVIRTSPNSLVAYINSRCASAGGSYGHLSIGTSSPSLGFQSPMGHQKAQGMSFGHNPPMAPCGSHEHIPGRPGMMHHMPPPRGMLKHCQDPLLGMLDPRDELEKEDGKVEAEAVYETNCHWEGCSKEFDTQEQLVHHINNEHIHGEKKEFVCHWRECSREQRPFKAQYMLVVHMRRHTGEKPHKCTFEGCNKAYSRLENLKTHLRSHTGEKPYVCEHEGCNKAFSNASDRAKHQNRTHSNEKPYVCKIPGCTKRYTDPSSLRKHVKTVHGPDAHVTKKHRGDTISTSRTLVLHSDMKQERDSEGRKDEGKLMVPDSNLKPQPSPGGQSSCSSERSPLGSANNNDSGVEMNANAGGSLEDLSALEEPSEPMGNSGLSALHKLENLRIDKLKQLRKPLSAKGVKLPSIPGSGSTREMPGFCGPPSAVSHRRIMELSSGDLPSLTMPGERRGSTSSTISSAYTVSRRSSMVSPYLPAAGGPNGVGPPEVYDPISPDTSRRSSEASHCGGLPGLGNLTPAQQYRLKAKYAAATGGPPPTPLPSMERAAQPSLMADYSGSVLPPFMHRHSANEYHRCSSGILHSHLALGHSARRASDPSQMVGEAHPPPRVQRFKSLSNMSPGGMGRASGQATGGSDANLQRHLFSPRPPSISENVFLENATMESTGPAGEQELLEMEPYLGYQEQSYPCQAAGMELPSNVAHRGAPRAVGNLQMGPEQLEGGFDQLDYTQPQCQMSLAFHTTVRHWDGDGAGLNPAPPSAMGQCHSAQYAVPDAKHMGVEGHAGEGQQGTFQFGQAHIKAEQQFQAAVPALASCQGMKQLPYSQAQPACVRGEGYHQPESQQAPCFGMGQPPSRRPQTPMLQVKEMMVRSYVQSQQALMWGEQPAGDAMMGIESGAQCQQPQPYPGSPKYPGYPAKPPPAMDSKALSSPGSQCYSPGMAPHPPGGPKPLTRPSSLCYQASLPYETPGEGGPHRLMRLPPLRSPEEARAFSSQLHMPLGKASGNKLMNAHQRHCQPPSCVAEDPGGPFTPRLDILKSDSFSYLPEEQVSNSLDTLDLENTHLDFTAILDDAEGLSPTSPPGGPANMAVGDMSSMLNSLAGENQFLNTLS is encoded by the exons ATGTTCAACCCGATGAACCCACCAGTTAATAACTACGTAGAACACTGCTACCTTCGCCCCCTCCATGGGCAAGGGCAACCCAGCACCATGGTGGAAG GAATCAATGACTTGTCATATTACCACCAAGCCAACTCCATGGGGAATCATCACACCTATGGGATGCCACCTGGAAGTGAACATCCTTCTCATACTGATG GACCTGCCGTGGTGACAACTTCCATGCAAGCCCCAGCACATACATCTCCACTTTGGAACATGCCTGTAATTACTAGAGGCTGTCCCGGACAAG GTACTCGCTTTTCTACGCCCCGAAGCACAGCCAAGTTGACCAAGAAGCGAGCACTGTCCATCTCTCCACTCTCGGATGCCAGCATTGATCTGCAGACTGTCATCCGCACCTCTCCCAATTCCTTGGTGGCTTACATAAACTCCCGCTGTGCTTCGGCTGGTGGCTCCTACGGGCACCTCTCCATTGGCACCAGCAG TCCTTCCCTTGGGTTCCAGAGCCCCATGGGCCACCAGAAAGCTCAAGGGATGTCGTTTGGCCACAACCCACCTATGGCTCCCTGTGGATCTCATGAACACATACCTGGCCGGCCAGGGATGATGCACCATATGCCACCACCCCGTGGGATGCTGAAACactgccag GATCCCTTACTAGGCATGCTTGATCCCCGGGATGAATTGGAGAAGGAAGACGGGAAAGTAGAGGCTGAGGCAGTGTATGAGACCAACTGCCACTGGGAAGGGTGTTCCAAGGAATTTGACACCCAGGAGCAGCTGGTGCAC CATATTAACAATGAGCACATCCATGGGGAGAAGAAGGAGTTTGTGTGCCACTGGCGGGAGTGCTCTCGGGAACAGCGACCCTTCAAAGCTCAGTACATGCTGGTTGTTCACATGAGgcgccacacaggagagaagccccaCAAGTGCACA TTCGAAGGCTGCAATAAGGCCTACTCACGACTGGAGAACCTCAAGACCCACTTGCGCTCCCACACGGGTGAGAAGCCCTACGTTTGTGAGCACGAGGGCTGCAATAAGGCCTTCTCCAATGCTTCAGACCGGGCCAAGCACCAGAACCGGACACATTCCAACGAG AAACCCTACGTCTGTAAGATCCCAGGCTGCACCAAGCGATACACAGACCCCAGTTCTCTGCGCAAGCACGTCAAGACAGTGCACGGACCAGATGCCCACGTCACCAAGAAGCACCGCGGAGACACCATATCCACCAGCCGGACACTAGTCCTCCACAGCGATATGAAACAGGAGCGAGATAGCGAAGGCAGGAAAGACGAAGGCAAACTCATGGTGCCTGACTCTAACTTG aaacCGCAGCCCAGCCCCGGTGGCCAGTCGTCCTGCAGCAGCGAGCGCTCTCCCTTGGGCAGCGCGAACAACAATGACAGCGGCGTGGAGATGAACGCCAATGCGGGTGGCAGTTTAGAAGACCtgtcggcgctggaggaaccgtcAGAGCCCATGGGCAACTCAGGGCTGTCGGCGCTGCACAAGCTGGAGAACCTGCGCATTGACAAGCTGAAGCAGCTGCGCAAGCCCCTGTCCGCAAAGGGGGTCAAGCTGCCTTCCATCCCCGGGTCAG GCTCCACGAGAGAGATGCCTGGCTTTTGTGGGCCACCCTCCGCTGTCTCTCACCGGCGCATCATGGAGCTGTCATCTGGAGACCTGCCCTCCCTAACCATGCCCGGTGAGCGCCGCGGCAGCACCAGCAGCACCATCAGCTCGGCCTACACCGTCAGCCGTCGCTCCTCCATGGTGTCACCATACCTGCCAGCTGCGGGAGGCCCTAATGGGGTGGGCCCACCTGAGGTGTATGACCCCATCTCCCCTGACACCTCCAGACGCTCCAGCGAGGCCAGCCACTGCGGAGGTCTTCCAGGACTGGGCAACCTGACGCCGGCCCAACAATACCGCCTCAAAGCCAAGTATGCCGCTGCGACAGGCGGACCGCCTCCAACCCCTCTACCCAGCATGGAGAGGGCTGCTCAGCCCAGCCTCATGGCAGATTACTCAGGCTCTGTCTTGCCTCCTTTCATGCATCGACACAGTGCCAACGAATACCACAGGTGCAGCTCTGGCATCCTCCACTCCCACCTAGCACTCGGCCACAGTGCTCGGCGAGCCAGCGACCCCTCACAGATGGTGGGTGAGGCCCACCCGCCCCCCAGAGTGCAAAGGTTCAAAAGCCTCAGCAACATGAGCCCAGGAGGCATGGGCAGAGCCAGCGGGCAGGCGACTGGGGGCTCGGATGCCAACCTGCAGCGCCACCTCTTCTCGCCACGACCGCCAAGCATCAGTGAGAACGTCTTCTTGGAGAACGCTACCATGGAGAGCACCGGCCCAGCTGGAGAGCAGGAACTGCTGGAGATGGAGCCTTACCTGGGTTACCAGGAGCAGAGCTACCCATGCCAGGCTGCGGGCATGGAGCTCCCAAGCAACGTGGCCCACCGAGGTGCGCCCAGGGCGGTAGGCAACTTGCAGATGGGTCCCgaacagctggagggcggcttTGACCAACTGGACTATACCCAGCCCCAATGCCAGATGAGCCTGGCTTTCCACACAACAGTGCGGCACTGGGATGGCGACGGTGCGGGGCTTAACCCCGCACCCCCCTCTGCCATGGGGCAGTGCCACTCTGCCCAGTACGCAGTCCCAGATGCCAAGCACATGGGAGTAGAAGGTCATGCTGGTGAAGGCCAGCAGGGCACTTTCCAGTTTGGCCAGGCCCACATCAAGGCTGAGCAGCAGTTCCAAGCAGCTGTGCCTGCTCTGGCCTCTTGCCAGGGCATGAAGCAGCTGCCATACAGCCAAGCCCAGCCTGCCTGTGTCAGGGGTGAGGGGTACCACCAGCCTGAGAGCCAGCAGGCCCCGTGCTTTGGTATGGGGCAACCCCCCAGCAGGAGGCCCCAGACCCCCATGCTGCAGGTCAAGGAGATGATGGTCCGCAGCTATGTGCAGTCGCAGCAGGCGCTGATGTGGGGGGAGCAGCCAGCCGGTGATGCCATGATGGGTATAGAGAGTGGGGCACAGTGCCAGCAGCCCCAGCCTTACCCTGGCAGCCCCAAGTACCCGGGCTACCCTGCCAAGCCCCCACCGGCAATGGACAGCAAAGCACTTTCAAGCCCTGGGAGCCAGTGTTACAGCCCAGGGATGGCCCCCCACCCGCCTGGGGGCCCCAAGCCGCTGACCAGGCCAAGCAGCTTGTGCTACCAAGCCAGCCTCCCTTATGAGACCCCTGGCGAGGGCGGCCCCCACCGGCTGATGCGCTTGCCCCCTCTCCGCAGCCCTGAGGAGGCCAGAGCTTTCTCCAGCCAGCTGCACATGCCATTGGGCAAAGCTTCCGGCAACAAGTTGATGAACGCCCACCAACGTCACTGCCAGCCCCCCAGCTGCGTGGCAGAGGATCCGGGCGGGCCCTTCACCCCCAGGCTGGACATCCTCAAATCAGACTCTTTCTCTTACCTGCCAGAAGAGCAGGTGTCTAACAGCTTGGACACTCTGGACTTGGAGAACACCCACTTGGACTTCACAGCTATCTTGGACGACGCAGAGGGCCTCAGCCCCACCTCACCGCCCGGcggcccagccaacatggctgtgGGGGACATGAGCTCCATGCTGAACTCACTGGCAGGGGAGAACCAGTTCCTTAACACCCTTTCCTAG